One segment of Xanthomonas oryzae pv. oryzae DNA contains the following:
- the xopAV gene encoding type III secretion system effector XopAV has translation MARIDSGEVTMQPLALTSATRRGARRQQQERATVADAGPSAPASDPHANTQLAQSLPRRPVREAPLRAPGTPRGVQLANVGRAIAHVGAAGAAVWGGFTAFQAPAAAAYSYFNDDLYYKNFAVVSGCQTVVALAAFLGMRLADEMATRYVEAQTGWYAVPTKAQRASELGATEACLDEAVDMVTRLDADPPGPAMDEGERLALARDLMHLMTVERSRVPPDLWRAASGADNDAHGLVTRLLQAARTRAA, from the coding sequence ATGGCGCGGATCGACAGCGGAGAAGTGACGATGCAACCTTTAGCGTTGACGTCCGCCACGCGCCGAGGCGCAAGGCGCCAGCAGCAGGAGCGCGCGACCGTGGCAGATGCCGGCCCGTCTGCACCGGCCAGCGACCCGCACGCCAATACGCAACTGGCCCAGAGCCTGCCACGGCGGCCCGTCCGCGAGGCGCCGCTGAGGGCGCCAGGCACACCGCGTGGCGTGCAGCTGGCCAATGTGGGGCGAGCGATCGCCCATGTGGGCGCCGCCGGGGCCGCAGTATGGGGAGGGTTTACGGCATTCCAGGCGCCTGCTGCGGCGGCATACAGCTATTTCAACGATGACCTGTATTACAAGAATTTTGCTGTTGTCAGTGGCTGCCAGACAGTGGTAGCGCTGGCCGCATTCCTGGGGATGAGGCTGGCCGATGAGATGGCCACTCGCTACGTGGAGGCGCAAACCGGGTGGTACGCAGTGCCGACCAAGGCGCAGCGGGCAAGCGAGTTGGGAGCAACCGAGGCCTGCCTGGATGAGGCGGTCGACATGGTGACCAGATTGGACGCCGACCCTCCTGGTCCGGCCATGGACGAAGGCGAGCGGCTGGCATTGGCCAGGGATCTGATGCACCTCATGACGGTAGAACGTTCCCGTGTGCCGCCAGACCTATGGCGAGCAGCGAGTGGGGCTGACAACGATGCGCACGGTCTGGTCACCCGGCTCCTGCAGGCCGCCAGAACCCGTGCAGCGTAA
- a CDS encoding AbrB/MazE/SpoVT family DNA-binding domain-containing protein — MKLKITAIGNSAGVILPKELLARLRLGKGDVLYALETPDGIKLTAFDPTLAAQMDVAEQVMRERRTLLNKLAQ; from the coding sequence ATGAAACTCAAGATCACTGCCATCGGCAATTCCGCCGGCGTCATCCTGCCCAAGGAACTGCTGGCCCGCCTGCGGCTCGGAAAGGGCGACGTGCTTTATGCACTGGAAACGCCCGACGGCATCAAGCTGACCGCCTTCGACCCGACGTTGGCCGCACAGATGGATGTGGCCGAGCAGGTGATGCGTGAGCGCCGCACCTTGCTCAACAAACTGGCGCAGTAA
- a CDS encoding TetR/AcrR family transcriptional regulator, translated as MSNVLLLRTAKQREEGLLDDVLDAAERCIDEIGLAATSFELIAERTRLSCRSLLQRFEDKDALVRALLERNYMRPIRQMWLVERPADVHVVDFIAGLLEDWLLQQINIKRTRIDLELHLATLRDPVLAAFVRLQSASLIEHLSALLKRLLRGHTDTASSEHEFQARVFAVAAMCGGLHSVMTSGMELKRMHLQLILRESLSGILKSAPV; from the coding sequence ATGTCCAACGTCCTTCTGCTACGCACCGCAAAGCAACGCGAAGAGGGTCTGCTAGACGACGTACTGGACGCCGCCGAGCGCTGCATCGACGAGATTGGTCTTGCGGCGACCAGCTTCGAACTGATCGCCGAACGCACGCGCCTGTCATGCCGCAGCCTGCTGCAGCGTTTCGAAGACAAGGACGCGTTGGTGCGCGCATTGCTCGAACGCAACTACATGCGCCCCATCCGCCAGATGTGGCTGGTGGAGCGCCCGGCCGACGTGCACGTGGTGGACTTCATCGCCGGCCTGCTCGAAGACTGGCTGCTGCAGCAAATCAACATCAAGCGCACCCGCATCGACCTGGAGCTGCACCTGGCCACCCTGCGCGACCCGGTGCTGGCCGCCTTCGTGCGCCTGCAGAGCGCATCGCTGATCGAACACCTCAGCGCATTGCTCAAGCGCCTGCTCCGCGGCCACACCGACACCGCCAGCAGCGAACACGAATTCCAGGCGCGCGTCTTCGCCGTCGCTGCCATGTGCGGCGGCCTGCACAGCGTGATGACCAGCGGCATGGAACTCAAACGCATGCATCTGCAGCTGATCCTGCGGGAGAGTTTGTCGGGCATTCTCAAGTCGGCGCCGGTGTAA
- the xopAU gene encoding serine/threonine protein kinase — MTTLSSTMKQISGKFTPPSTALRANAERDAPDTAQAPEQHPPPHPVADHPLNLLEKRRTTIGLLADERKRLEVVVPRLQPSLAPQTWSSSSSDSPTTPLSSRSPRLGTQPGLPTWACLLETPRRTSALAGADSSDAFQNLRNARRLVRDMRHARQHVMLSPRLVKSLTSRSERPDLIQKLSALKPGALDVDSGFLRVRLETGHTGTAGTLDAMPTVGSGASASTYAVRLAEDLWQDGQNCGRAFIFKALLRTNPQQPAPPTLSDPTCVVDAQALQQRIAAPKAMIFQEYQMIRSVDAVPYIVRAHGVVQIEHTFGILLEKIDGISVRSMIGRARRALQQGAITAMEYLGLARQLMADVLVGIACCEDAGIVHQDISHNNVMYDQPMKIFRLIDMGLGAEEGDPNRGGTPGFYDLSSPARHARDVYSVAQLLVHVLKRPDYNMGMIGINRAKTADTFPFMEALQALPADHKRMVVRFFNSMLDDGTGERTKAEVLLRAPFFTETPLPPRARMHRTYEKLKRLPSF; from the coding sequence TTGACCACACTGTCCTCGACCATGAAACAGATCTCCGGCAAGTTCACTCCCCCTTCCACGGCGCTGCGCGCAAACGCAGAGCGCGATGCGCCCGACACGGCACAGGCCCCCGAGCAACACCCCCCGCCCCATCCCGTCGCAGACCATCCGCTCAACCTGCTGGAAAAAAGAAGAACCACCATCGGCTTACTTGCCGACGAACGTAAGCGCCTGGAGGTGGTGGTGCCCCGCCTGCAGCCATCGTTGGCACCGCAAACCTGGTCCTCATCCAGTAGCGACTCGCCAACGACGCCTCTCTCCAGCCGCAGCCCCCGTCTCGGCACGCAGCCCGGCTTACCGACCTGGGCCTGCCTGCTGGAGACGCCGAGGCGCACATCGGCCCTTGCGGGCGCCGACAGCAGTGACGCATTCCAGAACTTGCGCAACGCCCGGCGGCTGGTCAGGGATATGCGTCATGCCCGGCAGCACGTCATGCTGAGCCCGCGCCTGGTGAAATCGCTGACCAGCCGATCCGAACGCCCGGACTTGATCCAGAAGCTATCGGCGTTGAAGCCCGGCGCCCTGGATGTAGACAGTGGGTTTCTCCGCGTGAGGCTGGAAACCGGGCACACAGGCACTGCAGGAACGCTGGACGCAATGCCAACCGTCGGCAGCGGCGCATCCGCCTCGACCTACGCGGTTCGGCTGGCCGAAGATCTTTGGCAGGACGGGCAAAATTGCGGACGCGCCTTCATCTTCAAGGCCTTGTTGCGCACCAACCCGCAACAGCCGGCCCCACCGACACTGAGCGACCCCACCTGCGTTGTAGACGCACAGGCGCTTCAGCAACGGATCGCTGCGCCCAAGGCCATGATCTTCCAGGAATATCAAATGATCAGGTCGGTCGATGCGGTGCCCTATATCGTCCGCGCCCACGGCGTGGTGCAGATCGAACACACCTTCGGAATTTTGCTGGAAAAAATCGACGGCATCAGCGTGCGCAGCATGATTGGCCGCGCACGCAGAGCGCTGCAACAAGGCGCCATCACCGCAATGGAGTATCTCGGCCTGGCCCGGCAGCTGATGGCCGATGTCCTGGTGGGGATTGCCTGCTGCGAAGACGCCGGCATCGTGCATCAGGACATCTCGCACAACAACGTCATGTACGACCAACCCATGAAGATCTTTCGGCTGATCGACATGGGGCTCGGCGCAGAAGAAGGCGACCCAAACCGCGGCGGCACACCGGGGTTTTACGACTTGAGCAGCCCCGCCAGGCATGCGCGCGACGTCTACAGCGTGGCGCAACTGCTGGTGCATGTGCTCAAGCGCCCCGACTACAACATGGGCATGATCGGGATCAATCGCGCCAAGACCGCAGACACCTTCCCTTTCATGGAAGCGTTGCAGGCGCTGCCGGCCGACCACAAGCGCATGGTGGTGCGCTTCTTCAACAGCATGCTGGACGATGGAACCGGCGAGCGCACCAAGGCCGAGGTCTTGCTGCGCGCCCCCTTTTTCACCGAAACGCCGCTTCCGCCCCGTGCTCGGATGCATCGCACCTACGAAAAACTGAAGCGCTTGCCTTCTTTTTAG
- a CDS encoding type II toxin-antitoxin system death-on-curing family toxin: MIIWIERPLVLAIHDRQLAEHGGGSGVRDDALLDSALARPKQLSAYGDPSPDLAALAASLAYGLARHHPFVDGNKRTAAVACETFIVLNGATLLAGDLELYGFYIGLADGSLDEAACAGWLRPRLQSRHQQRVHESAPDYG; the protein is encoded by the coding sequence ATGATCATCTGGATCGAGCGGCCACTTGTCTTGGCTATTCACGACCGGCAGCTGGCCGAACATGGTGGCGGGAGCGGTGTGCGCGACGATGCGCTGCTCGACTCAGCGCTTGCCAGACCTAAACAACTGTCGGCATATGGCGACCCATCTCCGGACTTGGCGGCGCTAGCAGCAAGCCTGGCGTATGGCCTGGCCCGTCATCATCCATTTGTCGACGGCAACAAGCGCACCGCAGCGGTGGCCTGCGAAACGTTCATCGTGCTCAATGGTGCCACCTTGCTGGCAGGCGACCTGGAGCTCTACGGTTTCTATATCGGCCTGGCAGATGGTTCGCTCGATGAGGCAGCGTGTGCAGGATGGCTACGTCCACGGTTGCAATCCCGGCACCAGCAGCGCGTGCATGAGTCAGCACCGGACTACGGTTGA
- a CDS encoding histidine phosphatase family protein has translation MGVTENSAVAGVSAQWPARLWVVRHGQSAGNVARDVAESNGAALIDLEHRDADIPLSALGERQAEGLGAWMAGLPEHERPTLIVSSTYVRARQTAAAVARALGQPADSVSVDERLREKEFGVLDRYTTSGIRETFPALFEQRNLVGKFYFRPPGGESWCDVIFRLRGIVGDLQRNHVGARVLIVGHQVIVNCFRYLIERMDEATILAIDREGDVPNCGVTEYAAAVDGQSLELVRTKFVPPELADEPVTTESDRPAGAR, from the coding sequence ATGGGTGTGACTGAGAACAGTGCGGTTGCGGGGGTGTCGGCGCAGTGGCCGGCGCGGTTGTGGGTGGTGCGGCATGGGCAGAGTGCGGGCAACGTGGCGCGCGATGTTGCCGAGTCCAATGGGGCTGCATTGATCGACCTTGAGCACCGCGATGCGGATATTCCGCTATCGGCGTTGGGCGAGCGCCAGGCCGAGGGGTTGGGCGCGTGGATGGCGGGGTTGCCCGAGCACGAGCGGCCGACGTTGATCGTGAGTTCCACCTACGTGCGTGCGCGCCAGACTGCCGCCGCAGTTGCACGTGCGCTCGGGCAGCCGGCCGATTCAGTGAGCGTAGACGAGCGGCTGCGCGAGAAAGAATTCGGCGTGCTCGACAGATACACCACATCGGGAATTCGTGAGACGTTTCCGGCCTTGTTCGAGCAGCGCAATCTGGTGGGCAAGTTCTATTTCCGCCCGCCCGGCGGCGAGAGCTGGTGCGATGTGATCTTTCGCTTGCGCGGTATCGTGGGCGACTTGCAGCGCAACCATGTGGGTGCGCGCGTGTTGATCGTGGGGCATCAGGTGATCGTCAATTGCTTCCGCTATCTGATCGAGCGGATGGACGAGGCCACCATCCTGGCCATCGACCGCGAAGGCGATGTGCCGAACTGTGGGGTTACCGAATATGCGGCCGCTGTCGATGGGCAATCGCTGGAGTTGGTGCGCACAAAATTCGTGCCGCCAGAGCTGGCCGATGAGCCGGTGACCACCGAATCCGATCGCCCGGCTGGAGCACGCTGA
- a CDS encoding XAC0095 family protein: MSDVVRDVQSHLGYYLPEGAQYRLQQLRDHMRFLARLAQPRTRAEEQARQPAICMDEVAFCLELLAEQVGRVLDDVECAVIEGAHPLP, translated from the coding sequence ATGTCGGACGTTGTACGCGATGTGCAGTCACACCTAGGCTACTACCTGCCAGAAGGCGCGCAGTACCGCTTGCAGCAGCTGCGCGACCATATGCGCTTCTTGGCGCGCCTTGCGCAGCCACGCACGCGGGCCGAAGAGCAGGCGCGGCAGCCGGCCATCTGCATGGATGAGGTGGCGTTTTGTCTGGAGCTACTGGCCGAGCAGGTGGGTCGGGTGCTGGACGATGTGGAGTGCGCTGTCATCGAAGGGGCGCATCCATTGCCATGA
- the xopAV gene encoding type III secretion system effector XopAV, whose protein sequence is MTTAVRRGERQDQEKRVAESGAGPSARVHDPHANPQLVQALPRRPVREAPIRPAGQAVAQVAQPQEPAAGLRVAHFVHNVAEIAAMGSGLAFTRGLTHFYVYGGQSGFAVDQSYNERVASEGANKMLVAAAAYGGFKAIESVASWYIRAQTPGQRGLRARELGATEACLDAAVEMVTTPDDDNPGPAMNEGERIALAKDLMHLMTLERSRLPPDLWQAASGAGDDAHQLVNQLLLAARARAAEQASTSSAD, encoded by the coding sequence ATGACGACGGCAGTGCGCAGGGGTGAGAGACAGGATCAGGAAAAGAGGGTTGCCGAGTCCGGTGCGGGCCCCTCTGCACGTGTTCACGACCCGCATGCCAATCCGCAGCTGGTTCAGGCTCTGCCACGGCGGCCTGTACGTGAGGCGCCCATCAGGCCGGCCGGACAGGCTGTTGCCCAAGTCGCGCAGCCACAGGAACCAGCCGCTGGGCTGCGCGTGGCCCACTTTGTACACAACGTAGCGGAGATTGCTGCCATGGGCTCTGGACTCGCGTTCACTCGTGGTTTGACCCACTTTTACGTCTACGGGGGGCAAAGCGGCTTCGCGGTTGACCAAAGCTATAACGAGAGGGTCGCTTCAGAAGGTGCCAATAAAATGCTTGTCGCGGCGGCGGCATACGGTGGCTTCAAGGCCATCGAGTCTGTCGCTTCCTGGTACATACGCGCTCAAACGCCGGGGCAAAGAGGCCTGCGTGCTCGGGAATTGGGAGCCACCGAAGCGTGTCTGGATGCGGCGGTCGAGATGGTGACCACGCCGGATGACGACAATCCCGGTCCTGCCATGAACGAAGGCGAGCGGATTGCGTTGGCCAAGGATCTGATGCACCTCATGACATTGGAGCGTTCTCGCTTGCCGCCGGACCTGTGGCAAGCGGCTAGCGGTGCTGGCGACGATGCGCACCAGTTGGTCAACCAGCTTTTGCTGGCAGCCAGGGCTCGTGCAGCGGAGCAAGCATCGACGTCGTCGGCAGATTGA